Sequence from the Scyliorhinus canicula chromosome 7, sScyCan1.1, whole genome shotgun sequence genome:
TGAAGAGCTGAAGCAGATGATTGCAAATCATAATATCCAACTCTATGATGTGCGACAGCCAGAGGAGGTGGCTGAGGGCAGGATTCCCACCTCGGTCAACATTCCCTGTAAAATAGAGTTCCATTGTTCAATGAACTGTTCAGTACTTTATATGTCAATAATTACGATTAAGatttaattatatatttttttgccAACCTTACTGATGTTGATCTTGCTTTTGCAGTAGGTCAGGTTGAGACAGCCCTTAagatggatgctgggacatttCAGGAGACATATCAGTTGCAGAAGCCGAAAAGGGACGACCCTAACATTGTATTTCAGTGTCGTTCTGGTGTAAGAAGTGCTACTGCCTTAGAAACAGCTTGGAATCTGGGATATTCTAAGTATGTACAGTTCTAAAACATTACAAAAATATCAGGATCAGAACAATCATTTTCCACAATGGACGATGTAACAGATCTAGAAACCTATCATTCTTTTCTTGATAGGTGATGATATATGCTAAATTATTTAAAAGGGGTCATGCCTCCGCTAAACCCGAAATCGAAGGATTTCATGCGAATGTTAAATAATTGTTCATTCTTAATCAGAGAGAATATGACCTCATGATATTATTTGTGCCTGCTGGAGAGGAGAATACACGAGGTTATGTAGAGGAAAACAAGTTGTTTCAGAACAGTTTATTCCCTTCTTGATGCAGTTCTCTCTTATTTTCTGAGCTGCCTGTTCATCTGATTCAGGTGGGTGTTAAAGATCCAGTGGCACAATTCATAACAAGAGCAAGGAGGCTGAAAAAGGATATAGAAAAATTAAGTAAGAGGGCAAAAAGATGACAAATGGGGAAACATGACGTTATCCACGTTGTTTGGAAGATTACAAaaatctgcatttttaaaaattggtgtcAGTCTCAGAGATGTTTACATTCAGAGTGATCTGGGGTCCTTGTTCACGAATCACAGAAAGCTAATATGCAGGACAatgagcaattaggaaggcaaatgggatgttggtCTTTGTTGCAAGGGGGATGGAGCTCAAGAGTAAGGAATTTATGCTTCAATTACATAGGGCTTCGGTGAGACGACACCTTGGAGTACCTACAATTTTGATCCCCTTACCTAAagaaggatatatttgccttaGAGATATATTTGCACTGAAGGCTcaccaaatgggcagcacggtagcattgtggatagcacagtcgcttcacagctccagggtcccaggttcgattccggcttgggtcactgtctgtgcagagtctgcacatcctccccgtgtgtgcgtgggtttcctccgggtgctccggtttcctcccacagtccaaagatatgcagtaggtggattggccatgataaattgcccttattgtccaaaattgcccttagtgttgggtggggttactgggttatggggataggatggtggtgttggccttgggtagggtcctttttccaagagctggtgcaaactcgatgggctgaagggcctcctgcactgtaaattctatgaaattgaatACTGGGTTGAGAGGTTTCCCCATGAGGAGAGATCGAGTACATTGGGCATACATTCTGtataatttagaagaatgagaggggatctcattgaaatgtataacaTTCTTAGAAGT
This genomic interval carries:
- the si:ch211-161h7.8 gene encoding thiosulfate:glutathione sulfurtransferase isoform X1, which produces MFIVQSRSLFMVTAKFTYNTLCRHIAAKVVSYEELKQMIANHNIQLYDVRQPEEVAEGRIPTSVNIPLGQVETALKMDAGTFQETYQLQKPKRDDPNIVFQCRSGVRSATALETAWNLGYSKARHYKGGYIEWVEREGHCK
- the si:ch211-161h7.8 gene encoding thiosulfate:glutathione sulfurtransferase isoform X2, which gives rise to MFIVQSRSLFMVTAKFTYNTLCRHIAAKVVSYEELKQMIANHNIQLYDVRQPEEVAEGRIPTSVNIPCQVETALKMDAGTFQETYQLQKPKRDDPNIVFQCRSGVRSATALETAWNLGYSKARHYKGGYIEWVEREGHCK